The genomic interval CTCCCGCTTCGTTATCTTCGCCGAGACACCCTCCGAGACCTGCGAGGCCGGCAGCACCACTCGCTCGTATGAAAGTACGACGATCGATACCTGGTCTGTTATTATCTATCATTCGGATCGAGCCTGTGTGAGTCATAATCACACTCATTAATAAAATTTATCGTGGTTACATAGCAGCAGTTTATGGCCAAAATTCTCCGATTCAACTCGTATTAACCCAGAATTCAATATATCGGAGTGAATTGAATTGTTCCATACATTTGATTGTATATGTAACTGATTAACGTCAATGATAGCGACTATGAATTATCCCTCATGTTTTTATTGAATGGAAAAGTCTGACCAGCCGATGCGTGCCGCAGTACTCACTGATCCGGAGGAGTTCGAGATCGAAGAAAGAGAACGGCCTGAGCCAGACGCAGATGAGGTTCTCGTCAAAATCCGTAATGTCGGTATCTGTGGCTCAGATGTCCACTACTATGAACATGGCCGAATCGGCGACTTCGTAGTTGAGAATCCGCTCGTCCTTGGCCACGAGAGTGCGGGAGAGATCGTTGAAACAGGTGCTAATGTCAATGGATTCGAAGCCGGTGACCGCGTTACTCTCGAGCCAGGCGTCCCCTGTCGGCGTTGTTCTCACTGCAAACGCGGTGATTACCACCTCTGTCCCGACGTCACGTTTATGGCAACGCCGCCTCACGATGGCGCATTTTCGGAGTACGTTGCATGGCCCACGGACTACACGTACAAACTCCCCGAAAACATCTCGACACGAGCGGGAGCGCTCTGTGAACCGCTCTCTGTCGGCATCCATGCATGTCGACGGGGTAACGTCGGAACCGGTGACACCGTTCTCATTACGGGTGCGGGACCGATCGGTCTTCTCGCGATGGAGGCCGCACGTGCGGCCGGCGCGACGGATGTCATCATCACCGACATCGTACAGTCGAAACTCGAATTTGCAAAAGAACGTGGCGCAGACCACGCTGTCAATGTCGCTGAAACAGACCTCGAGACGGCGATCAACGAATACACGGACGAGAGTGGCGCCGATGTCGTCATCGAAGCTTCCGGGGCCGAACCCTCCGTCAAGTCGACGCTCGACGGCGTCCGTCGTGGGGGGAACATCGTATTCGTCGGACTCGCCAGCGAGTCAGAGATCCCACTCGACGTCGTCGACATCATCAACAACGAGCTCGACGTGTACGGCTCGTTTCGCTACAAGAACACGTATTCGACGGCGGTGAAACTTCTCGCCGACGGTGTCGTGGACGTCGAGGGTATTATCGAC from Natrinema salifodinae carries:
- a CDS encoding NAD(P)-dependent alcohol dehydrogenase — translated: MRAAVLTDPEEFEIEERERPEPDADEVLVKIRNVGICGSDVHYYEHGRIGDFVVENPLVLGHESAGEIVETGANVNGFEAGDRVTLEPGVPCRRCSHCKRGDYHLCPDVTFMATPPHDGAFSEYVAWPTDYTYKLPENISTRAGALCEPLSVGIHACRRGNVGTGDTVLITGAGPIGLLAMEAARAAGATDVIITDIVQSKLEFAKERGADHAVNVAETDLETAINEYTDESGADVVIEASGAEPSVKSTLDGVRRGGNIVFVGLASESEIPLDVVDIINNELDVYGSFRYKNTYSTAVKLLADGVVDVEGIIDFERGLDSIDEAFERSMKPDVIKGMISVDR